A single window of Onychostoma macrolepis isolate SWU-2019 chromosome 16, ASM1243209v1, whole genome shotgun sequence DNA harbors:
- the adam15 gene encoding disintegrin and metalloproteinase domain-containing protein 12 isoform X4 — protein MKENPVTHCYYHGSVQGYPQSRVVLSSCSGLRGVIVINATLSFELHPEEEKHEKEEEGSGEMEEGWMHVIYPTHPQTSESRDCGVSHTSIPPIQIIPHTHRSKRDILSETKYIELVLVADHKEYLNYQKNNKTIIYRMLDVANQVDWFYRPLNVRVALLGLEIWSDQDKIKVDKNPTETLNRFLDWRTRELLPRLRHDNAQLIMGESFDGTTVGMASQSSMCSKDRSGGVNVDHLVSVLGVASTVAHELGHNLGMSHDTADRRCQCQNEPRLGGCIMEPSTGFMPGQLFSSCSERDLSLSLLHGGGMCLFNVPQPESLLGGPRCGNLYVEKGEECDCGLLDECNDPCCNASTCKLVPGAQCSSDGICCENCKLRVAGSVCREPLGDCDLPEFCTGTSPYCPPNVFLQNGESCKDGSSYCYSGVCASLDEQCQMLWGPNSTHAPPICFSSVNKQGNKYGNCGQMPNGSYIPCLKWDVHCGRIQCQGGNERPLLGSNAEILTTTVKLNQSDFTCRGAYFNLGDDVSDPAMVSQGTACGLNKACVDQKCRDVSMFGVEECRRKCNGHGVCNSNKNCHCDEGWAPPDCRYSGTGGSVDSGPAREPRDSDPARVALLVIFLFVLPVSLLFVALRFPRCRRGLVYLGHTPFNKSRQSRTPAMELANARNGDQVQPLRYQWPHQSDIPLTQAISKVQNRPAAPTKPLPPDPVVKPAQLAGHWPAPPTKPLPPDPIPSESKMQCKPTGTRPAAPSKPLPPDPVLSTRQNPVPPKPPVPKKPLPMDPSSHPHPPPLLGHPGPATSSSSYPRNPASAVAPARPVPHPPLRRQQYPGKPHAPHQV, from the exons GGGAGTGATAGTCATTAACGCCACACTGAGCTTTGAGCTGCATCCTGAGGAAGAAAAGCATGAAAAAGAAGAGGAAGGAAGTGGAGAGATGGAAGAAGGATGGATGCATGTGATCTACCCGACACATCCGCAAACATCCGAGTCTAGAGATTGTGGAGTGTCACATACCTCTATTCCTCCCATTCAGAtcatcccacacacacacagg AGTAAGAGAGACATTCTCTCAGAGACCAAATATATTGAGCTGGTGCTGGTGGCAGATCATAAAGAG TATCTGAATTATCAGaagaataataaaacaataatctaTCGCATGTTGGATGTGGCAAACCAAGTAGACTgg TTCTACCGGCCGCTGAATGTACGTGTGGCTCTGCTGGGTTTGGAGATCTGGAGTGACCAGGACAAAATTAAAGTGGATAAAAATCCCACTGAAACTCTAAACCGCTTCCTGGACTGGAGGACCAGGGAGCTTCTACCACGACTACGGCATGACAATGCACAGCTCATCAT GGGTGAATCATTTGATGGGACAACAGTCGGCATGGCATCTCAGTCCTCCATGTGCTCAAAGGATCGGTCAGGAGGAGTGAATGTG GATCATCTGGTGAGTGTATTAGGTGTGGCGTCAACGGTGGCACATGAATTGGGTCACAACCTGGGAATGAGTCACGATACAGCCGACAGGCGCTGCCAGTGCCAAAACGAGCCTCGGCTTGGGGGCTGCATCATGGAGCCCTCCACTGG GTTTATGCCCGGTCAGCTCTTCAGCAGCTGCAGTGAACGGgatctctctctcagtctcctGCACGGTGGTGGAATGTGTCTGTTTAACGTGCCTCAGCCAGAGAGTCTTCTGGGAGGTCCACGCTGTGGGAACCTGTACGTGGAGAAAGGAGAGGAGTGTGACTGCGGCCTGCTTGAT gaATGTAATGACCCTTGCTGCAATGCCAGCACGTGTAAACTGGTTCCCGGGGCCCAGTGCTCTTCTGATGGCATCTGCTGTGAGAACTGCAAG CTGCGTGTGGCCGGATCGGTGTGTCGGGAGCCGTTGGGAGACTGTGATTTGCCAGAGTTCTGCACCGGCACGTCGCCCTACTGTCCTCCTAATGTGTTTCTGCAGAACGGAGAGTCATGCAAGGACGGGTCCTCGTACTGCTACAGTGGCGTGTGTGCCAGTCTGGACGAGCAGTGCCAAATGCTCTGGGGACCGA ACTCCACCCACGCTCCTCCTATCTGCTTCTCCTCTGTGAATAAGCAGGGAAATAAATACGGAAACTGTGGCCAGATGCCCAACGGTTCCTACATCCCCTGTTTGAAATG GGATGTGCACTGTGGTAGGATCCAGTGTCAGGGTGGAAATGAGCGTCCTCTGCTTGGCTCCAACGCTGAGATTCTGACAACAACTGTCAAACTGAACCAGAGTGACTTTACCTGCCGGGGTGCCTACTTTAATCTAGGTGATGATGTTTCGGACCCAGCCATGGTGTCACAGGGGACGGCCTGTGGGCTCAACAAG GCATGTGTTGACCAAAAGTGCCGGGACGTGTCCATGTTTGGTGTTGAGGAATGCCGCAGGAAGTGCAATGGCCACGGG GTGTGTAACAGTAATAAGAACTGTCACTGTGATGAAGGCTGGGCTCCTCCTGACTGCAGATACTCTGGAACCGGCGGCAGTGTGGACAGCGGCCCTGCAAGAGAGCCCAGAg ATTCAGATCCTGCGCGGGTGGCTCTGCTGGTCATTTTCCTGTTTGTGTTACCGGTCTCGCTGCTGTTTGTCGCCCTCCGTTTCCCCCGCTGTCGACGAGGCCTTGTGTACCTTGGCCACACCCCCTTCAATAAGAGCCGACAGAGCCG GACTCCTGCCATGGAGCTTGCAAATGCTCGAAATGGAGATCAGGTGCAACCGCTCAGGTACCAGTGGCCCCACCAGAGCGACATCCCTCTCACCCAGGCAATCAGCAAG GTCCAAAACAGGCCTGCTGCTCCAACTAAACCTCTTCCACCTGATCCTGTTGTTAAACCCGCTCAG TTGGCGGGGCATTGGCCCGCCCCTCCCACCAAACCCCTCCCTCCTGACCCCATCCCCTCAGAGAGCAAGATGCAGTGCAAG CCCACAGGAACACGACCGGCTGCACCAAGCAAGCCTCTTCCTCCTGACCCTGTCCTCTCTACCCGACAG AACCCTGTTCCCCCCAAACCTCCGGTTCCTAAGAAACCACTGCCTATGGATCCTTCATCCCACCCTCATCCACCCCCACTGCTTGGACATCCAGGACCTGCCACATCTTCATCATCTTACCCACGTAACCCTGCATCAGCTGTTGCTCCTGCCAG ACCTGTCCCTCATCCGCCTTTACGGAGACAGCAGTACCCTGGGAAACCCCACGCTCCTCACCAAGTATAG